From Candidatus Brocadiaceae bacterium, the proteins below share one genomic window:
- the accD gene encoding acetyl-CoA carboxylase, carboxyltransferase subunit beta — protein MVFFRKKKDMPDGLWIRCNGCKNMIYKKSVEENFFVCPECNHHFRIFSKDRLKFLLDENGFEEMWSDMQPCDPLSFCDRITYPERTALEQKKTGIKEAAIVGKGKIHDKEVMIGITEPSFIMGSMGSVVGEKISRITEAAMEQRLPLIIISGSGGGARMQEGIFSLMQMVKTSAAIGRFQEAGGLYISLLTDPSLGGVMASFASLADITIAEPNALIGFAGPRVIQETIKRTLPEGFQTAEFLLEHGFLDMIVPRREIKNELSRLIEYLQ, from the coding sequence ATGGTTTTTTTCAGAAAAAAAAAGGATATGCCGGATGGTTTGTGGATACGTTGCAATGGCTGCAAGAATATGATATACAAAAAATCCGTTGAAGAGAATTTTTTCGTTTGTCCTGAATGTAATCATCATTTCCGGATATTCAGTAAAGACAGGCTCAAATTTTTATTAGACGAAAATGGCTTTGAGGAAATGTGGAGCGATATGCAACCATGTGATCCACTCAGCTTCTGTGATCGAATCACATACCCAGAGAGGACTGCCTTAGAACAAAAGAAAACCGGAATTAAAGAAGCGGCTATTGTAGGAAAAGGAAAGATACATGATAAGGAAGTAATGATTGGGATTACGGAGCCCAGTTTTATCATGGGCAGTATGGGTTCTGTTGTCGGAGAAAAGATCTCCCGGATCACGGAGGCCGCGATGGAGCAACGTCTGCCTCTTATTATTATTTCCGGTTCAGGCGGAGGTGCTCGCATGCAAGAAGGGATATTTTCTTTAATGCAGATGGTGAAAACAAGTGCTGCAATAGGCCGTTTTCAAGAGGCGGGCGGCTTGTATATTTCTCTGTTAACCGACCCTTCATTAGGCGGTGTAATGGCGAGTTTTGCTTCCCTGGCAGATATTACGATTGCAGAACCAAATGCGTTAATAGGGTTTGCCGGCCCCAGGGTAATCCAAGAAACAATTAAGCGTACCCTTCCGGAGGGATTTCAAACGGCTGAATTCCTGCTGGAACATGGCTTTCTGGATATGATTGTGCCTCGACGGGAAATAAAAAACGAACTGTCGAGACTGATAGAGTATTTACAATAA
- the rpe gene encoding ribulose-phosphate 3-epimerase, with product MKPTIKIAASILSANAVRLEEDIKKVEEGNVDFIHIDVMDGHFVPNITMGPFIVKGIKRITSVPLDIHLMIENPERYIQAFANAAGSGDIITFHIEAAKKPKEVISLIRKEGLKVGVSLNPRTPTKMVYSVLNSVDMVLVMSVNPGFSGQSFMPEALPKIAELRKITSGKMDIEVDGGITTETITHVVQQGANVIVAASAIFNTNDPCNAAKTLKRIAESVAGKEFLTA from the coding sequence ATGAAGCCAACTATCAAGATTGCAGCTTCCATCCTTTCTGCCAATGCTGTGCGCCTGGAAGAAGATATTAAAAAGGTAGAAGAGGGCAATGTTGACTTCATACATATCGACGTTATGGATGGACATTTTGTGCCGAACATCACCATGGGCCCTTTCATCGTAAAAGGGATAAAAAGGATAACCTCCGTTCCTTTGGATATCCACCTGATGATAGAAAACCCCGAACGGTATATACAGGCGTTTGCAAATGCAGCTGGAAGTGGAGACATAATAACGTTTCACATAGAAGCCGCGAAAAAACCAAAAGAAGTTATTTCTTTGATTAGAAAAGAAGGGTTAAAGGTTGGCGTATCTCTCAACCCGAGGACTCCAACGAAAATGGTGTATAGCGTGCTTAACTCCGTTGACATGGTGCTGGTAATGTCTGTAAACCCTGGATTTTCTGGTCAAAGCTTTATGCCGGAGGCATTGCCAAAAATAGCAGAGTTGCGCAAGATTACCTCTGGCAAAATGGATATAGAAGTAGATGGGGGTATCACAACCGAAACAATTACTCATGTTGTTCAACAAGGAGCAAATGTAATTGTTGCTGCATCCGCAATCTTTAATACAAACGACCCATGCAATGCAGCTAAAACCCTGAAGCGAATAGCGGAATCAGTTGCAGGGAAAGAATTCTTGACTGCATAA